In a genomic window of Phalacrocorax aristotelis chromosome 8, bGulAri2.1, whole genome shotgun sequence:
- the LOC142061269 gene encoding LOW QUALITY PROTEIN: histamine H3 receptor-like (The sequence of the model RefSeq protein was modified relative to this genomic sequence to represent the inferred CDS: inserted 1 base in 1 codon): MAIQHTAVLPALLGLPNAQVKAGRKSTRHGGKRRSFEDPMGHREELQIWRAAEAGWAAAEGGERHGLSASSGAFATTTLLVALMGLLVLATMLGNALVIMXFVVDWSLRTQGNSFFLNLAIANLLVGDFCILLYIPYALTGEWRLGRGLCKLWLVADYLVCTASVFNIVCISFDRFISVTKAVSYRAQKGMTRNAVLKMITVWIAAFLLYGPAILSWAQIHQKNILPEGKCHAEFFYNWYFLMTISH, translated from the exons ATGGCCATCCAGCACACTGCcgtgctgccagctctgctgggccTGCCAAATGCACAGGTGAAAGCGGGCAGAAAGTCTACACGACATGGTGGAAAGCGAAGATCATTTGAAGACCCTATGGGCCATAGGGAAGAGCTGCAGATATGGC gagcagcagaagcaggctgggcagcagcagagggaggtGAGAGGCACGGGCTCTCTGCCAGCA GCGGGGCCTTCGCCACCACCACGCTACTGGTGGCGCTCATGGGGCTGCTGGTGCTAGCCACCATGTTGGGCAATGCCCTGGTCATTA AGTTCGTGGTGGACTGGAGCCTCCGCACGCAGGGCAACTCCTTCTTCCTCAACCTGGCCATTGCTAACCTGCTGGTAGGTGA CTTCTGCATCCTCCTCTACATCCCCTATGCGCTGACGGGCGAGTGGAGACTCGGCCGGGGTTTGTGTAAGCTGTGGCTGGTAGCAGACTACCTGGTGTGCACCGCCTCTGTCTTCAACATCGTCTGTATCAGCTTCGACAGGTTCATCTCGGTCACCAAAGCG gtCAGTTACAGGGCTCAGAAAGGGATGACCAGGAATGCAGTACTGAAGATGATCACTGTATGgattgctgcttttcttctctatgGACCAGCCATTCTCAGTTGGGCACAAATTCACCAAAAGAACATCCTCCCTGAAGGAAAATGCCATGCAGAATTCTTCTACAACTGGTATTTCCTAATGACAATCAGTCATTAA